A genome region from Thermoanaerobacterium xylanolyticum LX-11 includes the following:
- a CDS encoding ABC transporter permease, whose amino-acid sequence MSYVNKPKLLEGRFPENNSECVVETKFLKDLGFSIGDTVTINLDSQNQDNIKNKKYKIVGVVETPYYISRDRGSSNVGNGQIQAFMMVPKSDFSMDAYTEIDVLVDGAKKFSTFSDEYYNFIRPVKDDLIKLGKTRSEIRYEEIKSKAQKEIDDAKKALEDKEAKYNKELADAKAKLDETKITLQNSQIQLNKKQASFNEQMALNQKKLDDGKNQIANAQANISQNEMKLNNAEAEIQAKEKELNYDENIKKLNSMYDELNGSLNQLNSEINNNPSLKEQLKPKVDELNAQIASVLKQIDVLNANKKALDENMVQLNEKKSQLESAKAQLAASQENIKEQESALSKAKIQGQMQIDSAAKQLNNAFLTLNDNYKKYEANKSEFDNEINDAKAKIASSEEKLKDLKKPVWYVLDRKSNIGYVEYGDEADRIKALGNVFPTIFFLVAALVSLTSMTRMVEEQRTQMGILKALGYGRLSIMFKFVVYSSVATILGGFVGLLLGFNILPRIIFNAYGMMYTLPPVITEFNSYYAFVGILAALVSTTVVAALVSFNDLKEVPASLMRLKAPIAGKRVLLENMRFIWSRLDFMQKVTARNIFRYKRRFLMTVIGIGGCTALLLTGFGIRDSINIIVSKQFNQIFKYQMITTFKSDASKEDLNELTNAINNDKNIKESIMVSQSNVDVTRGKVKKSAILVVTDDKEKFKDFIVLRSRTTGDKIPLTDEGVVVTEKLANILGVRSGGYIYLNIGDGRKVKARVIGIAENYLQHYVYMSSSLYEKVFNKKMTSNEILSKITDTSSTKEDEISQEILKSKAVMTVNFISSIKKTFQDVVNNLLSVVLVLIVSAGTLAFVVLYNLTNINITERIRELATMKVLGFYDEEVSLYVMRENFILTIIGILLGFVMGVFLHRYLMSTVEVDILMFGRNIEPMSFLYSALITMGFSILVSVVVHLQLKKVDMVQSLKSPEID is encoded by the coding sequence TTGAGTTATGTAAATAAACCTAAACTTTTAGAAGGCAGATTTCCTGAAAACAATTCTGAGTGTGTGGTGGAGACAAAATTTCTTAAAGACTTAGGATTTTCAATAGGCGATACCGTAACTATAAATTTGGATTCTCAAAATCAAGACAATATAAAAAACAAAAAATACAAGATAGTAGGTGTAGTTGAAACGCCTTATTACATCTCAAGAGACAGAGGCTCCAGCAATGTGGGAAATGGACAGATACAGGCTTTTATGATGGTACCTAAATCTGATTTTTCAATGGATGCGTATACTGAAATAGATGTATTGGTAGATGGTGCAAAGAAATTTTCCACATTTTCAGATGAATACTACAATTTTATTCGTCCTGTAAAAGATGATTTAATAAAATTAGGTAAAACTCGAAGCGAAATCAGATATGAAGAAATTAAAAGTAAAGCTCAAAAGGAAATAGACGATGCTAAAAAAGCTCTTGAAGACAAAGAAGCTAAGTACAACAAAGAATTGGCTGATGCTAAAGCAAAGCTTGATGAGACAAAAATTACACTTCAAAATTCTCAAATCCAGTTAAACAAAAAACAAGCCAGTTTTAATGAGCAAATGGCTTTAAATCAGAAAAAACTTGATGATGGAAAAAATCAGATTGCTAATGCTCAAGCAAATATATCACAAAATGAAATGAAATTAAACAATGCAGAAGCTGAGATTCAGGCAAAAGAAAAAGAATTAAATTATGATGAAAACATAAAAAAATTAAATTCGATGTACGATGAGCTTAATGGTTCCCTAAATCAATTGAATTCTGAGATAAACAATAATCCATCTTTAAAAGAACAACTAAAACCAAAGGTAGATGAATTAAATGCGCAAATCGCAAGTGTATTAAAACAAATAGATGTACTTAATGCAAACAAAAAAGCATTAGATGAGAATATGGTGCAGTTAAATGAAAAGAAGTCGCAGCTTGAAAGTGCCAAAGCTCAATTGGCGGCTTCACAGGAAAACATAAAAGAACAAGAATCAGCTTTAAGCAAAGCCAAGATTCAAGGTCAAATGCAGATAGATAGCGCAGCAAAACAGTTGAATAATGCTTTCCTTACGCTTAATGATAATTATAAGAAATATGAGGCTAATAAATCAGAATTTGATAATGAGATAAATGATGCCAAAGCCAAAATTGCTTCTTCGGAAGAGAAACTTAAAGATTTAAAAAAGCCTGTATGGTATGTATTAGATAGAAAATCTAATATAGGTTATGTAGAGTATGGGGATGAAGCAGACAGGATAAAAGCATTAGGAAATGTATTTCCGACTATCTTCTTTCTTGTTGCAGCGTTAGTTAGCCTCACTTCTATGACCAGGATGGTGGAAGAGCAGAGAACGCAAATGGGGATTTTAAAAGCTTTAGGTTATGGTAGATTATCAATAATGTTTAAATTTGTCGTTTATTCATCTGTTGCAACAATATTAGGTGGATTTGTAGGTTTGCTTTTGGGTTTTAACATATTGCCGAGAATAATTTTCAATGCCTATGGGATGATGTATACACTGCCACCTGTGATTACAGAATTTAATTCATATTATGCTTTTGTGGGAATTTTGGCTGCACTTGTGTCTACTACGGTCGTTGCAGCATTGGTGTCATTTAACGATTTAAAAGAAGTTCCCGCATCATTAATGAGGCTTAAAGCGCCGATAGCAGGTAAGAGGGTTTTGTTGGAAAATATGAGATTTATTTGGTCTCGACTTGATTTTATGCAGAAAGTGACTGCCAGAAATATATTTAGATACAAAAGAAGATTTTTAATGACCGTAATAGGTATAGGTGGTTGTACTGCACTGCTGCTTACTGGATTTGGAATAAGGGACTCAATAAATATCATTGTTTCTAAGCAGTTCAATCAAATCTTCAAATATCAGATGATAACGACTTTTAAAAGTGACGCTTCTAAAGAAGATTTAAATGAGCTTACAAATGCTATAAATAATGACAAAAATATAAAAGAAAGCATCATGGTTAGTCAATCCAATGTGGACGTTACAAGAGGTAAAGTTAAAAAAAGCGCAATTTTAGTCGTCACTGACGACAAGGAAAAATTTAAAGATTTTATAGTCTTAAGAAGCAGAACTACTGGTGATAAAATACCATTGACGGACGAAGGAGTTGTAGTAACTGAAAAACTTGCAAATATTCTTGGAGTGAGGAGTGGAGGTTATATCTATTTAAACATTGGTGATGGCAGGAAAGTAAAAGCGAGAGTAATTGGCATAGCAGAAAATTATTTGCAGCATTACGTTTATATGAGCTCATCTTTGTATGAGAAAGTGTTTAATAAGAAGATGACATCAAACGAGATACTGTCGAAGATTACTGACACTTCAAGCACAAAAGAAGATGAAATATCTCAAGAGATATTGAAATCAAAAGCTGTAATGACGGTTAATTTTATATCATCTATTAAAAAGACATTTCAGGACGTTGTAAATAACTTGCTGTCGGTGGTATTAGTCTTGATTGTATCTGCAGGTACGCTTGCTTTTGTGGTTCTTTACAATCTGACAAATATCAATATAACAGAAAGGATAAGAGAGCTTGCCACGATGAAAGTTTTGGGATTTTACGATGAAGAAGTTTCTCTGTACGTCATGAGAGAGAATTTTATCTTGACAATCATAGGAATTTTATTAGGGTTTGTGATGGGTGTCTTTCTTCACAGGTATCTCATGTCCACAGTAGAAG
- a CDS encoding copper amine oxidase N-terminal domain-containing protein translates to MKKIVAFALSAAIVISSVSLVAAKPRENHRNALRKESAITVKSESREEVSFGKSKEVNYTFYHGKVRAKGREIKFDVPPVIKSGTMLIPVRAVVESLGANVNWDAATNTVTITKGGTTIVFDLNGSKVYVNGSEVTLSMPAMEISNRTFVPIRFIAETLGVNINYDDKTGDVDIEDGSQQGSTVSQSVYGQTDETVSQGVYNSDDTVTNNVYGEQDNEQD, encoded by the coding sequence GTGAAAAAGATAGTGGCATTTGCACTTTCAGCGGCGATTGTTATAAGTTCTGTATCGCTTGTTGCGGCAAAACCGAGGGAAAATCACAGAAATGCTTTAAGGAAGGAAAGTGCAATAACTGTAAAAAGTGAAAGTAGAGAAGAAGTATCTTTTGGCAAAAGTAAAGAAGTAAATTACACGTTTTATCATGGAAAAGTCAGAGCAAAAGGTAGAGAAATCAAGTTTGATGTTCCTCCTGTAATCAAAAGCGGTACCATGCTTATTCCAGTCAGAGCTGTTGTTGAAAGCTTAGGAGCAAATGTAAATTGGGATGCTGCAACAAATACTGTTACTATAACAAAAGGTGGTACGACAATTGTATTTGACTTAAATGGATCAAAAGTGTATGTCAATGGCAGCGAAGTGACTTTAAGCATGCCAGCAATGGAAATAAGCAATAGGACTTTTGTGCCGATAAGATTTATAGCAGAAACACTTGGAGTAAATATCAATTATGACGATAAAACAGGCGATGTCGATATAGAAGACGGAAGCCAACAAGGTAGTACAGTATCGCAAAGTGTTTATGGACAGACAGATGAAACTGTATCGCAAGGTGTCTATAATTCTGATGACACAGTGACAAACAATGTGTACGGTGAACAAGACAATGAACAAGATTAA
- a CDS encoding extracellular solute-binding protein — protein MKRFKKLMLVLLSVVLIISASACGTSSNNSNNSNASNSSKSSGSSEKITLTYWNIFTGEPAKTKVKEIIDQWNKENPNVQIVESVTENDAYKTKIKTAIAANEAPDIFQTWAGGFSQPFVESGKVLQLDSYLNDGTKDQMLPGALDNVTYDGKIYGLVYDQQASVLYINKELFDKYNVKVPTTFSELIDAIKTFKSKGVTPFALGEKDEWPGMWYYDMIALREGGVQLTRDALNGKASFDNQAFVDAAQKLQDMVNAGAFDPGFMGLTRDEATAEFNQGKAAMYFGGNFDAAAFDSDPSSLVKGKIEAVRFPTIEGGKGDPTEYIGGGADALMVSANSKHKDEAVKAAKYLAKQLSDMEYLIGAGLPMYKYDNVDQSKVDPLEIQIMNNIVANAKGNVPAWDLYLMGDAAQTHKDLVAQLFAKQITPQDYAKQMQQKINGK, from the coding sequence ATGAAAAGATTTAAAAAACTCATGCTAGTTTTGCTATCTGTGGTACTGATTATTTCGGCATCAGCGTGTGGCACTAGCTCAAACAACTCAAATAATTCCAATGCTTCTAATTCATCGAAGTCATCTGGTTCATCTGAAAAGATAACGCTTACTTATTGGAACATCTTCACTGGTGAACCTGCAAAGACAAAAGTTAAGGAGATCATTGATCAGTGGAATAAAGAGAATCCAAACGTACAGATCGTAGAAAGCGTGACAGAAAATGATGCCTACAAGACGAAGATAAAGACAGCAATAGCAGCAAACGAAGCGCCAGACATTTTCCAGACATGGGCTGGGGGATTTTCACAACCTTTTGTAGAATCAGGCAAAGTTCTTCAATTAGATAGTTATTTAAATGATGGCACAAAGGATCAAATGTTGCCAGGAGCACTAGATAATGTTACGTATGATGGAAAAATATATGGTTTAGTTTACGATCAACAGGCAAGTGTTCTCTATATAAACAAAGAGCTTTTCGATAAATATAATGTAAAGGTTCCTACAACTTTTAGCGAACTTATCGACGCCATAAAGACATTTAAGTCGAAAGGCGTAACGCCATTTGCACTTGGTGAAAAAGATGAATGGCCTGGAATGTGGTACTACGATATGATAGCACTTCGTGAAGGCGGTGTGCAGCTTACGAGAGATGCTTTAAATGGCAAGGCATCATTTGACAACCAAGCGTTTGTAGATGCAGCGCAAAAGCTTCAAGACATGGTTAATGCAGGTGCTTTTGATCCTGGATTTATGGGTCTTACAAGGGATGAAGCGACAGCAGAATTCAATCAAGGCAAGGCTGCTATGTACTTTGGAGGAAATTTCGATGCGGCAGCATTTGATTCAGATCCGTCATCGCTTGTAAAAGGCAAGATTGAAGCAGTAAGATTTCCGACAATTGAAGGTGGCAAAGGTGATCCTACAGAGTACATCGGTGGTGGTGCAGATGCTTTAATGGTTAGTGCAAATTCAAAGCATAAAGATGAAGCTGTTAAAGCTGCGAAATACCTTGCAAAACAGTTATCCGACATGGAATATTTGATAGGTGCAGGATTGCCAATGTATAAATACGATAATGTAGATCAATCAAAAGTCGATCCATTAGAAATACAGATCATGAATAATATTGTTGCTAATGCGAAAGGAAATGTACCAGCGTGGGATCTGTACCTGATGGGTGATGCAGCACAGACACATAAAGATTTAGTGGCACAATTATTTGCAAAACAGATTACCCCTCAAGACTATGCAAAACAGATGCAACAAAAGATAAACGGAAAATAA
- a CDS encoding polysaccharide deacetylase family protein: protein MRIRFDYYPNGKRKALTMSYDDGQVYDRKLVEIFNKYGIKGTFNLNSGVFDSEPYVSKEEIKKLYEGHEVAVHTVDHPYLTLISKEELVYQIMEDRKNLEALVGYQVRGMAYPFGDYSHALAKELKSFGIEYSRTVNSTRSFRIPNDFLEWHPTCHHDQDVIEKLNDFKNVPAWEQMPLFYVWGHSFEFERNGNWELIEEFCKMASFDEDVWYATNIEIVNYINALKSLKFSADGSIVYNPSAIPVWIGVDGEAVKIDSGETKLLK, encoded by the coding sequence GTGAGAATACGCTTTGATTATTACCCTAACGGCAAAAGAAAAGCATTGACTATGAGCTATGACGATGGACAGGTTTACGACAGAAAATTGGTTGAGATCTTCAATAAATACGGCATAAAAGGGACGTTCAATCTTAATTCAGGTGTGTTTGACTCTGAACCTTATGTATCAAAAGAAGAAATAAAGAAACTATATGAAGGACATGAAGTTGCTGTCCATACAGTAGACCACCCGTACCTTACCTTAATATCAAAGGAAGAATTGGTGTATCAAATAATGGAAGATAGAAAGAATCTTGAGGCATTGGTAGGCTATCAGGTACGAGGTATGGCATATCCATTTGGCGATTACAGTCATGCGTTGGCAAAAGAGCTTAAATCGTTTGGAATTGAGTATTCAAGGACTGTTAATTCTACAAGAAGCTTTAGAATACCAAATGACTTTTTAGAATGGCATCCAACGTGTCACCATGACCAGGATGTAATAGAAAAGCTTAATGACTTTAAAAATGTGCCAGCGTGGGAGCAGATGCCTTTATTCTATGTTTGGGGACACAGCTTCGAGTTTGAGAGAAATGGCAATTGGGAATTGATAGAAGAATTTTGCAAGATGGCATCATTTGACGAAGATGTTTGGTATGCTACAAATATTGAAATTGTGAATTATATAAATGCACTAAAAAGCTTAAAATTTAGCGCTGATGGTAGCATTGTATATAATCCATCAGCAATACCTGTATGGATTGGAGTAGACGGTGAAGCAGTGAAGATAGATTCTGGTGAGACGAAGCTATTAAAATAG
- a CDS encoding IS4 family transposase, producing the protein MNSITQNYQIDNKVSTSIKSFFKKYRISAALRLSNAYKSKGIPVISIFEYLFCMIFTNRSMYMNMLMGTNQVGFKKDTVYRFLNSIHINWIRFTTWLSAQIINETITGLTSDKRVNVLIVDDSLFERSSSKKVELLAKVYDHAKKTYKYGFRLLTLGWSDGNTFIPVNGCLLSTENQKNRINEAIPVDKRSAGYLRRNLSQTKATAVALELIKTAKKAMIPASYVLFDTWFCSPSSLIAIKEIGYDVIAMAKKTSKMHYLYNGIMQPLTEIYKQNRKRRGRSRYLLSVEVSIEKDGKSIPARIVFVRNRNNRKDYLALITTDMNLNEDEIIRIYGKRWDIEVFFKVCKSYLKLSKECNSLSYDAMTAHTAIVFTRYMMLALENRRSSDLRTMGEIFYYIQDEMSDITLIQAFHLLMQVFIDTITDKLSLSSEQLDQLLDAFMAAIPKELKERLPKCA; encoded by the coding sequence ATGAATAGTATAACACAAAATTACCAAATTGATAATAAGGTTTCTACTTCGATTAAAAGTTTCTTCAAAAAATATAGAATTTCGGCTGCTTTAAGGTTATCGAATGCTTACAAAAGCAAGGGTATTCCCGTTATTTCTATTTTCGAGTACTTATTCTGTATGATCTTTACCAATAGATCTATGTATATGAATATGCTAATGGGTACAAATCAGGTTGGTTTTAAGAAAGACACGGTTTACAGATTCTTAAACTCTATTCATATTAATTGGATTCGGTTTACCACTTGGCTTAGTGCACAGATTATAAATGAGACAATTACTGGGTTAACAAGTGACAAACGCGTAAATGTTCTTATTGTTGATGACTCTTTATTCGAACGCTCTAGCTCTAAAAAAGTAGAACTACTAGCAAAAGTATATGACCATGCTAAGAAAACATACAAATATGGCTTTCGCCTACTTACACTCGGATGGTCAGATGGAAATACTTTTATCCCAGTCAATGGATGTCTTTTATCTACTGAGAATCAAAAGAATCGTATCAATGAAGCTATACCTGTGGACAAGCGTTCCGCCGGGTATTTAAGAAGGAATCTATCCCAAACTAAAGCAACAGCCGTAGCTCTGGAATTAATAAAGACCGCTAAAAAAGCAATGATTCCAGCATCTTATGTATTGTTTGACACTTGGTTCTGTTCTCCCTCTTCTTTGATTGCTATTAAAGAAATAGGCTATGATGTTATTGCAATGGCAAAGAAAACATCAAAGATGCATTACCTATATAATGGAATAATGCAGCCGTTAACAGAAATATACAAGCAGAACAGAAAAAGAAGAGGCAGGTCTAGATACCTGTTATCCGTGGAAGTTTCCATTGAAAAAGACGGAAAATCTATTCCTGCTCGAATTGTATTTGTCAGAAACAGGAATAATCGAAAAGACTATCTGGCACTTATTACCACGGATATGAACCTTAACGAGGACGAAATCATTCGTATATACGGGAAGCGCTGGGATATAGAAGTCTTTTTCAAAGTGTGTAAATCATACTTGAAGCTCAGCAAGGAATGCAATTCATTATCTTACGATGCGATGACAGCACATACAGCAATCGTATTTACCAGATACATGATGCTTGCACTAGAGAACCGTCGATCATCAGATTTACGAACAATGGGAGAGATATTTTACTACATACAGGATGAAATGTCCGATATTACGCTGATTCAGGCTTTTCATCTACTTATGCAAGTATTCATAGATACAATAACAGATAAACTATCGTTATCTTCAGAACAGCTGGACCAATTACTTGATGCTTTTATGGCTGCGATTCCCAAAGAACTTAAGGAAAGACTTCCGAAGTGTGCATAA
- a CDS encoding carbohydrate ABC transporter permease: MEKILSDKKAIFLFVFPAFLVFLVIVLLPIFFSFYYSLLKWDGFSKGVFIGLQNYKNLFINNTDGFIISVKNSFILALLSVFIQLPISLLLALILSRGIKGEKFYRTVYFIPVILSTVVIGQLWMKIYNPNYGLLNFILTKIGLESLTNQWLGNTKTALGAVFVPILWQYIGYHMLLMYASAKSIPTDIYEAAKIDGATESQIAFRITIPLMKPILKVCVIFAVIGSFKAFDLIYVLTNGGPLHASEVPSTLMYNMIFFRYQYGYGSAMAIFIILESLIGTVIIQKLFGKDEAY; encoded by the coding sequence ATGGAAAAAATTTTAAGCGATAAAAAGGCTATATTCCTCTTTGTATTTCCAGCATTTTTAGTCTTTTTAGTCATCGTACTGCTTCCCATATTTTTTTCATTTTACTACAGTTTACTAAAATGGGACGGTTTCAGCAAAGGAGTATTTATTGGCCTTCAAAATTACAAGAATCTATTTATAAACAATACAGATGGGTTTATTATCTCAGTGAAAAATTCATTTATATTAGCTTTGTTATCTGTTTTTATCCAGCTACCTATTTCTCTATTGCTGGCTCTTATTCTTTCAAGGGGAATTAAAGGTGAGAAATTTTACAGGACTGTCTATTTCATACCAGTTATTTTGTCTACTGTGGTCATAGGACAACTTTGGATGAAGATATACAATCCCAACTACGGACTTTTGAATTTTATCTTGACTAAAATAGGATTGGAATCACTTACGAATCAGTGGCTGGGAAATACTAAGACGGCTCTTGGTGCAGTCTTTGTACCTATACTATGGCAATACATCGGCTATCACATGTTGCTGATGTATGCATCTGCAAAGTCAATACCTACAGATATATACGAGGCTGCTAAAATCGATGGTGCGACAGAATCGCAGATAGCCTTCAGGATAACAATACCACTCATGAAGCCTATATTAAAAGTCTGCGTTATATTTGCAGTAATTGGATCCTTTAAAGCTTTTGATTTAATATATGTTCTTACAAATGGTGGACCGCTTCATGCCAGTGAAGTTCCGTCGACTCTTATGTACAACATGATATTCTTCAGATATCAGTATGGTTATGGCAGTGCTATGGCTATATTTATCATATTGGAATCACTGATTGGAACAGTTATCATACAAAAACTATTTGGAAAAGACGAAGCATATTAA
- a CDS encoding carbohydrate ABC transporter permease, with product MDNVANKKNKSGVKKIGFYLLEAMLAIWAIIQVYPLFWLFLFSVKNNTEIFGGNILGFPRIWQWSNYSEALSSGNVGRYFINSSIVTILTIVISSILVATSAYAIVRMKWKYSKLVLTIFLMGMMVPIHATLLPLFIILKDLNLLNTYASLVIPYVAFAIPMGIFILTGFLYTIPKELEESAFLDGCSIYKSFYYIILPLIRPALATIAIFTYLSTWNELMFANTFINSDAIKTLTVGIMSLSGQYQTEWGPIGAGLVIATIPTILIYVLLSEQVQKSLVVGAVKG from the coding sequence ATGGATAATGTAGCAAACAAGAAAAATAAAAGCGGTGTGAAAAAAATTGGTTTTTACCTATTGGAGGCTATGCTTGCTATCTGGGCTATAATACAAGTATACCCATTGTTTTGGCTATTTTTGTTTTCTGTTAAAAACAATACTGAAATTTTTGGTGGCAATATTTTAGGTTTTCCACGCATATGGCAGTGGTCAAACTATTCTGAAGCATTGTCCAGTGGTAATGTAGGCAGATACTTTATAAATAGCTCTATTGTCACTATTTTGACCATAGTAATATCAAGTATTTTAGTTGCAACAAGTGCCTATGCCATTGTAAGGATGAAATGGAAGTACAGTAAGTTGGTTTTAACCATATTTTTGATGGGTATGATGGTGCCTATACACGCTACACTGCTTCCACTCTTTATAATATTAAAAGATTTGAACTTGCTTAACACGTACGCATCGTTAGTGATACCTTATGTCGCATTTGCTATACCGATGGGCATATTTATTTTGACTGGATTTCTCTATACGATACCTAAAGAACTTGAAGAATCTGCTTTTTTAGATGGATGCAGCATATATAAGTCGTTTTATTACATCATACTGCCGCTTATAAGGCCAGCATTAGCGACAATAGCTATTTTTACCTATTTGTCGACGTGGAACGAGCTTATGTTTGCAAATACTTTTATAAACAGCGATGCCATAAAGACATTGACAGTTGGTATAATGTCATTATCTGGACAATATCAAACAGAATGGGGACCTATCGGTGCTGGCCTTGTAATCGCAACGATTCCCACAATTTTAATATATGTTTTGCTTAGCGAGCAAGTGCAAAAAAGCCTTGTAGTAGGAGCTGTAAAAGGGTAA
- a CDS encoding ABC transporter ATP-binding protein, with amino-acid sequence MGSFVEVKNLVKRYRMGEITITAVSGVSFNIDKGEFTVIVGESGAGKTTVLNVLGGMDICDEGQIIVDGNDISKYNQRQLTTYRRKDIGFVFQFYNLVPNLTALENVELATDICDNPMDPVEVLRDVGLSERLNNFPSQLSGGEQQRVAIARALAKNPKLLLCDEPTGALDYKTGRAILKLLHDTCRRLGMTIIIITHNKAIAPMADKVISLRNGSIDKISINDSPVPIERIEW; translated from the coding sequence ATGGGAAGCTTTGTAGAAGTTAAAAACCTTGTAAAAAGGTATAGGATGGGGGAAATAACCATTACTGCTGTATCTGGAGTAAGTTTCAATATAGATAAAGGAGAATTTACAGTCATAGTAGGTGAGAGTGGTGCAGGTAAGACGACAGTTCTTAATGTGCTTGGTGGAATGGATATATGTGATGAAGGACAAATAATTGTAGATGGAAATGACATAAGCAAATACAATCAGCGACAGTTGACGACTTACCGCAGGAAGGACATTGGGTTCGTGTTTCAATTTTACAATCTGGTTCCAAATCTTACTGCTTTAGAGAATGTAGAATTGGCAACAGACATCTGCGATAATCCAATGGATCCTGTAGAAGTGCTTAGAGATGTAGGACTTTCTGAAAGGCTAAATAATTTTCCTTCGCAATTATCAGGTGGTGAGCAGCAAAGAGTCGCCATAGCCAGAGCATTGGCTAAAAACCCTAAGTTGTTATTATGTGATGAGCCAACAGGGGCATTAGATTATAAGACTGGTAGGGCAATTTTAAAGCTACTGCACGATACCTGCAGGAGATTAGGAATGACCATCATAATAATAACTCACAATAAAGCTATTGCGCCAATGGCAGATAAAGTTATAAGCCTTAGAAATGGCAGCATCGATAAGATATCTATTAATGATTCTCCAGTACCTATAGAAAGGATAGAATGGTAA
- a CDS encoding TetR/AcrR family transcriptional regulator, whose protein sequence is MNGEQLETREKILNATIDIVGMKGEATIREITEKAGVNVASINYYFGNKNNLFKEVENYYAEKLLKSGYDILLDTSLMPHDKLFKWALNLIEYMYKYPALISIIVKLTHDDKSYNPVIIKKIYFNDEVQKIVENIIKDITKIEDSRILNFKYLQLFSGILGTVINHIVVSIYGDEKSILNISDSEELRQYLVLLIESILR, encoded by the coding sequence ATGAATGGTGAACAATTGGAAACAAGAGAAAAGATTTTAAATGCGACGATTGACATAGTTGGCATGAAAGGAGAGGCGACAATCAGAGAGATTACTGAAAAAGCCGGTGTCAATGTTGCATCGATTAATTACTATTTTGGCAATAAAAATAACTTGTTTAAAGAAGTAGAGAATTATTATGCAGAGAAACTTTTAAAATCAGGTTATGATATTTTGTTGGACACAAGTTTGATGCCACATGATAAACTTTTTAAATGGGCACTAAATTTAATAGAGTACATGTACAAATATCCGGCATTGATTTCTATAATTGTTAAACTGACACATGATGATAAAAGTTATAATCCAGTAATAATTAAAAAGATATATTTTAATGATGAAGTACAAAAGATAGTTGAAAATATTATTAAAGATATAACAAAAATAGAAGACAGTAGAATTTTAAATTTCAAATATCTTCAGCTTTTTTCAGGAATTTTGGGTACTGTCATAAATCACATTGTAGTAAGTATTTACGGTGATGAAAAAAGCATTTTAAATATAAGCGATTCTGAAGAATTAAGACAGTACTTAGTGCTTTTAATAGAAAGTATCTTAAGGTAA